The following proteins are co-located in the Perca fluviatilis chromosome 22, GENO_Pfluv_1.0, whole genome shotgun sequence genome:
- the LOC120552593 gene encoding galactose-specific lectin nattectin-like, whose protein sequence is MKMLAVSVLVAAMMALTTVLPEAEAAAVGGQTIQPREDHVVKRSTHCENGWSVYGGRCFRYFPGSTSWAVAERSCRASHAHLASVHNRDEEHWIQHLAGHKLAWIGGSDAQQEGFWFWSDGTHFNYVNWCGGEPNNSRGQHCLQINYSDHKCWDDDNCNVGRGFVCVKKQG, encoded by the exons ATGAAGATGCTAGCTGTGTCCGTACTTGTTGCAGCCATGATGGCTCTGACTACTG TTCTTCCAGAGGCAGAGGCCGCTGCTGTGGGAGGACAAACAATTCAACCAA GAGAAGATCATGTTGTCAAGAGGTCCACACACTGTGAAAATGGTTGGTCTGTGTACGGAGGCCGCTGTTTCCGCTACTTCCCAGGATCCACCAGCTGGGCTGTGGCTGAG AGATCCTGTCGCGCTTCACACGCACACCTAGCATCTGTGCACAACAGAGATGAGGAACATTGGATTCAGCATTTGGCAGGCCACAAGTTGGCATGGATCGGAGGCTCTGATGCACAACAG GAGGGATTTTGGTTCTGGTCTGATGGTACACATTTCAACTATGTCAACTGGTGTGGAGGAGAGCCTAATAACAGCAGAGGTCAGCACTGTCTACAAATCAATTACTCAG ATCATAAGTGCTGGGACGACGACAACTGCAATGTTGGGAGAGGATTTGTCTGTGTCAAGAAACAAGGATGA